The genomic DNA ACGTGAcgtgcaaaaaaattgcaaaaattTAAATACTTTTACATCGACCTTCTTCTATACGGGATTCTGCAAATCGACTGAGGTCGCAGTAGAACAACAAGCCCTGGGCAGTACACAGATAGACACGCATTTCGCCAGACGCACTGACGTTGGTGTCTATTTTGGCACTTCCTGCAGCAGCCATGCTTGGCTTATGCATCTCTAATTAATAATGCCATTCCTATTCACAACGCTCGCGGTTGCGAATACTTTGAATAAGGAACGCGCCAGATTCCAAAAAAGGAACGATTTGAGGGGCCCAAGACGCGATGTATACGAACGAGTGTCTGCACGAAACCCGACTAGCGTAAACTCGTGCAGACAGCCGGTTAGATTTTAGACAAGCTTTTTTTTGATCATATTCGGATCTGATTTCGCTCGTGCACCCGACTTGCCTTAATAATCATTCGTcctcaccgtcgtcgtcgtcttcgctgaaGCTCATCccttcgtcctcgtcttcgtcgccgttctcgtcagcgtcttcgtcgctattcgtcgcctcgtcgtcgccgacgtcggccTTGCTTTCCTTATCCTCCTTATGCACTTCGACCTATGAGAAACGAGAGATTCCTTGCAGCTGGCCACATGGGTAAAATCCAAACGGACCTTATGGAGAACGCACTGATCAAAGCCAACGTAACAGTCCGACCTCAACCAAACGGTGTACGTGTACACACCAGGAACAGGAGGCGCAGAAAACTGCACTTCAACCTacataaaagaaaaaggcaagcAAATCCGTAACAAAAAGTACATATATAACAAGCGACAGacctcttcgacgtctttcagGGTCATGACGTGCTTAGGCACGCTTTGAAGtaaacgctttttctcgtcgattacGTAGAGCCACCACCACTCGTGCTTTTCCTGCGAAAATATCTTCGATGGTaacgcttttttctcgtagCCACGAACGTACCCCCGGAAAACGTGGAGCGTAGCACACGTGCGTCTCCGTCGATTTCGTTACGAGAACCTTTTCCTGTCGACGAATGTCTTTTTGCATTTCCAGCcatttctcttcgtcgtccaaaaTGCTgaattcgccgtcgccgccaccgccgccgccgtcgtttgCGGTCGCCTCCGagtctttttctctcactGCATTTTCGTCCACGTCGCCGCCTTCGCTGCTCTCGGACTCAACGTCTTCGAGCGGTTGAGCGTCTTTCGATCGTttggcgacgatcgatctcTTCGCGACgccctcttcgtcttcacttGCCGGCTCAGAATCGCTTCCGTTCTTGATGCTATTAGTCACAGCTTGACTGGCCTAGAATAGAATGTGAGATCAAAAACGAGTGTTCTTCTTTCTAACTTACGTCTTCTGATTTCTCTCCcactttctttgtcttcgctttcttcggtTTTACCGCAGGCTTTGCCTTTTtacctttcttctttttattcTTCTCCCAAGGTCTACTCGCTTTGCTCAAAGTCTATTTGAAGAATGCAAAACGGCACGAAAGATATAATGCATCGTACCTTTTCCTTAtcaacgtcttcgacgcCAGGCGTCGGTTCcctttcctcctcttcatcttCGCAACGAATCAAATCCTGAGCGCGTacatagatagatagatagatagatactCTAATTAGGTTCAATCAGAGTGATTCTCCAACCTGAcagctctttctctctatcGTAATTTTCAATGTTATGTAGGAATTCGTCGTGACGTACTcgttctcctcttctccgAGTACTAAGAGACGAGGTAAAGCCAGTCTATTGCTATCACTGCGGCAATCGACTCACCTTTGACCGCGACGTCAATGTCAAGATTCGGATACGAACCGCAAATTGCAAGAATTTCGTTGTATCGTTCCTCAATAGAAAGCTTGTACTGTTCGTCGGTGAGAttttcgtcgagatcgtcAGCCAACGCGTCCTCCAGAAGTTCTCTGAATCGACACATTCAGAATCAACGACTCGCACAACCGGCACAGCATCACCTTCTCCTAGCGTCCGGTAAAGCGAGAAAGTCTTTCACCGATTGAACGCGAGACTAAGAACGTTTCCTCGTCCAAAATCTCCCAagtctcttaattaattaacgtacCTTTCGACCGGCTGACAATTTTAACGTTCTTTCCGTGACATAAGGGAGCATGAGGAGTGGATGGCCCATTCGAGACTGATCCCACATGGCCTGGACTACCATCTGCGACAATTTGATGCAGCCTTCAATAGCAGGAATACCCGGCGGCTTGACTGTGCAAAACGTAGTCTATTACGCAGTTCATTTCGTATTTTAATGTGATCTCTCCTacattctcttcgtcttttctccttcttgtTTATCCTTTGCTTCTTGTGGTTTTTCCTCTCGTCCTGGCCTTGATAATACAAGGTCAAAAGAGACGCTACTGTCACGAGTTCTTTGATAAGTGATGGGCATTTCCGCAAAATGTATTTGAGATCTACAATAATTCCCCATGTGATTTGATGCGTAACACTAATAATACTTAATCGACGTTATTACCAGCTTCGAGTCCTTTCGTTGGCAAAGGTTCTCTTGAAAAGTGAGCGTGAAGTAGGGTTCGCGTTTTGAGACTGTGCGGAAGACAGATCACCGATTCCCTATTTTTCTCGTTCAGATTTCCGAGTTTTTTAATTAGCTAAAgcgaaagacaaaaaaatgaaggtAGATGGATAGACAAATGACTGAATGTACCCGTGGAATAAAGTCATTGTCATCTGGACGTTCCATGATTTCTTTATTAAATCTTCTCCAAAATTCAAATGAGGCGCCAACGATCATCACGAGACCTGGTAAGGAAAAGAGCGTCACCTAATAGAGATGCAGTTATTcagaaagaaggaaagcgTACGCTTTGTTGTAAGCCAAGAACTTGTTCCCAAGTAATATCTATAGAGGTTTTGGGTGTCCAGTAAAATATCGTCGCCGCTGAATTTAATTTTGTTGTACCACCAGCAACCCTAAAGAAGATCCAAGCTTTCTTAAATTCAAGTGCCATACATGTAGAGAAGAGATGTACTAACCACAACAAGAGGTAAAACGATTACTATGCCAATGACGTAAGCCATCAGAAACTAATATAGAGACAATAGAAATTCTCTTTTAAAAATCTGATTGGAATTACCCAAAAGGAGTTCTCCTTTTCTACAATCCACGACGGTAGCGCTATGCCAAAGCGAACGGCTCCAGGGCCATCTGGATGACCATAGAGTTCCCAATTTTTTCGTGCCTCTTCATCAGTAAGCCTGCAAGTAAAGGCAATGACATACCAGCTCTATCTATATGTACGTATCTATCATTGAGTCTCTACTGCATAAGCGACACATACGTTGCGTGAGCTTTGGTTATAAGCATGAAGCGTTCCGGATCGCCGTCCTCTTTGTCTGGATGATATTTCAGGCTGAGCCTTCGATATTGCTGCCGAATTTTTGCCGGAGACGCGTCCTGCGCAAAAAGGTGATATCGCACCTCCTCCCTCTGTTTACTACTGTACCCTGTTGATTTCcaaaatttcaaaaggaTCGAATTCGACCGTTTCGACTTCCATCGTTGTTGCCCGGTAGACGAGAAAGGCCAGGAACGACCAGCCCAACGCCAAGACCACGCTCCTGGCAACGTCGAATTAGCTATTTTATCCATCTTTCGAGTTCTACTCACTTCCATAGGCTGATCGATCTTGATGGTTGTTGGGTCTGCTTTCCTTTGCtagtcgacgacggaaaagacGAGTCTAGGAGATCGTTCCCACGTGTACGCGAACAAAAAGTCTCCGGACGAACCTTTCCGCTTTGAAATGGGCCACAGCACGTAGGTGATagggagaagaagaacggcgAGAAAGCATACGAAGAAATAGACGGCTGCTACGCCGGTTTCGTCGTACTCAAATTGCCTTCCCATGGGTAGATCGCTACAGTTACGGCAATGGCGCTGCGCATGCCTAGCGTTATCGTTTTGGTGCTTGTTGGTAGGCAGCGCGATCGCTTTGTGACATTTTACGCTGCAAAATGATTGCAGACAAGTAATCGTCGGACGAATTCACCTCTAGCTTTCTCCTACCACTCGCTGCGAGCTGCCGTAACACGACATTGTAATGTCCGGATCGCGGTCGCCTAGAGACGTGCGACAAATCGTTTGGCTAAATCGCAAAGAGGAGAACGCGTTCTTGGAAAAGAAATGCGACGACGTGCTCAAAttggcttcgtcgacgagcgcgaacgacgccgatgtCCTACGATCGCGCGTCGATCAGCAATCCGAACTGATATCGCTTCTCAAACGACGATCCGAGGACTTTCAAACGCAGCTATCGACGCTCGAGACGAAGTGCGCGACGCTCGAAACGGACGGCGAACGACTACGAAAATCGTTACGCGAGGAGCGCGAGCGAAAGGAATTGATGGAAAAGCGCTTTTTCGACTTGAATTCGAATCACGAGCAGATGATCGAGCTGAAGGACGAATACAAGGGAATGAATGCAAAATTGCGCGACGAAAACAGCCGATTGCTCGCCGAAAATCAGACGCTCTTTTCCGGACGTTTGCAGGAACGAGACGAAATGATACGTCAATTGGAATCCCACGTGACGACTCTCGACGAACGATGTCGCCTCGCCGACGCGCGTAccgtcgaaatcgagcgaAAGGGGAGAGTCGAGAGCGATCGTTACGAgagacgagtcgacgagctCGTGCGAgagctcgacgacgaacgtcgtagATTTGAACGAGAGCGAGTCGAATCTCGGTCGAGGATCGAGTCCTTGTGCGACGAGGCGaggaagagcgacgtcgttgtggAGAACGAGCGCGCCGAGCGGGTGCGACTGGGTGCGCTCGTGACGGAAAAGGATTGTTTGTTGAGGGAAAAGGAGAGCTGCGTCGATCGTCTTGCCAAGGAGAACGAGCGTCTCTCGTTGAAGATGACGGCGCTGGAGAGACGTTTTAGCGATCAGGTTGCTTTGGTGAATAGGGATGAGCAGGTGATGCGACTTCGGGAAACGGTTGCAGCGACCGAAGGCAAACTCGACGGTCTGCGACGGGAGTACGACGCTTATAAGAAACACTCCGCGCAACTCCTCAATAAGGAGAGAGAACTGAATTCCAAACTAAGGCACTTGTTAAAATAGTTTATATTAGAATGTACTAGTGCCTTCTCTTACTCACAAAGTTAGTTGATACGTGTTAGTTTGATCTTGTCAGAATCACTGCAGAACAATAGTTCGTTATTATTTGAGGTAAAGTGCCGCATTGGGCACGAGGCCGCATTTCGATAGGGTATCATCTTCGTTGTCGTACAGACGATTAGGAAAGGCCGATCTTATTTCGTAAATACAAGAATATCCTCTGCCAGACAAACAGTGTTTTCAGGCCTAAAACGTATTTACTCTTGCATACCTGTGGTTATTGATGTACTTTCGTAAGTCGCTTATTGTGTCATCGTATCTCATCTTTATGAGATAAGTCTACAGTAAGGAGGAAATGCTACCCTATCTCTCATTTGCAGACCTTCTACCACTGTGCACCTGATCTCCAGTCTCAGATTTCACTCTCAGCGTGGTTACGTCCTTTGTGAGGCTGTGTTGACTCCGAATTTCACCAACTATAGGAGTCTCGACCAGAGTGGTGCTACCGGTTTTTCCTGAGCACTAAAGAAACTATCTTAAACTGGCTGGTCTTCTCCGTTTGCTAATCGTGTACTTTAACGTGCTCAGCAATTTCAGATCGCACGTCAATCACTTTTCCTTTCCTTACGACAGCCTTGGGAAGTCTTCTTAAAAACTGTTCAGTGGAAACTGGAGAACCTAGACGGCAGAATCTATAGTACGGATTGACAAACGGTAACGTGTACCATGAGACTTTGCTTCGCTGAACTCGACAGAAGACAATTGCCTATCCCCTTGCAAACTCCTTCCAGCGCCGGGAAAAGACGTCTGATGACGTCTATCCTGATACACTTCTTCTCGTCTATCAGTCaactaaataaatcaatcaaaaaaagacGCGAGAGCACAATTTCTTCTACTGTATACAGCAAAAGGAGTGCCATCGGGATATCGTTGCTGCAGTTCAGACGGAAAATAACCGTCCATGATATCCTGCATGCACTTCTAGAATGAAATTTGATAGCAAGCGTATCCCCTATAGGATATGATTATTTACTTGAGCTGTGGGGTCACTATAAGGCCGAAATGGCCCAGCGAACATGACGAAGCCGTTTTGGTAAAGAGTCAAGGAAATAGGATCCGGAAACTGAATGAGAGAGCAATTTCGCACGAGACGGCGAGTGAGTAGACAATTTCGCGTACCTTAAGCTTAGCTCCTCCGGTCGTATGAGCTACTTGAGCCACTCCTTCACCAGCTAAAGCATTCAGCTCCTATAGAAAAGACCTTGGAGCTGCGACATAGAAGATGCTTCAATCTTGCCTCAATGTTCTTAGCTGCTAAATTGAAATTCATGCAGAACTCGCTTTCTTTGGCGATTGACGATGCTAAGATCGGAACTgcgccttaattaattaatctactTAACAAGCTATTATGTGTACCTGGATTCCACATATTTCTTTCACTAGAAGCATCAGTGACGctatcatcgtcatcttctcCGTCTTCATCTCCAACCCAAATCATTCCGTAGTCCGCAAGAAAGTTCTATCTCTTCTATGTCTCATATgcaatcatcatcatcagtgCCAGACTTGCCTCCATGTCTTGAACTTGTTTTTGGAGTGCTCTGCATTTTTCCTGTAACTCTGTGATCTGCTGATTAGCTGGCGCTGAGACAACCAGACTGTCCACATCAACAAACAGCCGTGAAATTTCTTACCAGATGCCATTCGCATGTAAGACAGTTTTTCTTCCAGCTCTCTTATTTTTTCGTCCTACGcgaaataataataataccaCCAATGTTAGGCAACAATACCGAGAATACCTTTCCAATTagctcttttcctttgtcaATCAGTTGTCTCTCGAGAACCCCCAATCGTCTCGCCATTGAACCAATAAACTCTTCATCAGACGGAGTCGCTGCACAGAAAAGCCTCAAACTAAAACGGGCTCGCTTCATTGTAAATTAGTACTTTGACGGTCGGATTCTTTCACCGCCAGAGGCAGTACGTCAGAACCTGTCGATGCCAACGTTACTTCTCCTGCTTAGAGTGCTTCTCCGAGTCTTTATTTCCTACTTTTCAACGCCAAAGGACTGCTCCTGTACGGAATGGCCCTCTTGCTGTAAAAGTTCTTACAAAGGAACGGGCTTTTTATTCAAAACGATATCTTACCGGTCATCTAAAGTCTTCCTTGGAGATATCGGAagctttttcgtcttctttagGCTTGATTCAGGCGAACTCATAACAAACCTCACGCACGCTAGTAAACACCTCCACCCACGTGCGCGCGAATGCAGAACCATGGATAAGTGGAGAACAAATCGATATTCAGTACATATATTTCTTATCAGCAGACATGCATAATGAG from Oscarella lobularis chromosome 11, ooOscLobu1.1, whole genome shotgun sequence includes the following:
- the LOC136193397 gene encoding translocation protein SEC63 homolog, with product MGRQFEYDETGVAAVYFFVCFLAVLLLPITYVLWPISKRKDSSFPSSTSKGKQTQQPSRSISLWKSVVLALGWSFLAFLVYRATTMEVETVEFDPFEILEINRDASPAKIRQQYRRLSLKYHPDKEDGDPERFMLITKAHATLTDEEARKNWELYGHPDGPGAVRFGIALPSWIVEKENSFWFLMAYVIGIVIVLPLVVGCWWYNKIKFSGDDILLDTQNLYRYYLGTSSWLTTKRLVMIVGASFEFWRRFNKEIMERPDDNDFIPRLIKKLGNLNEKNRESVICLPHSLKTRTLLHAHFSREPLPTKGLEADLKYILRKCPSLIKELVTVASLLTLYYQGQDERKNHKKQRINKKEKRRREFKPPGIPAIEGCIKLSQMVVQAMWDQSRMGHPLLMLPYVTERTLKLSAGRKSRVQSVKDFLALPDARRRELLEDALADDLDENLTDEQYKLSIEERYNEILAICGSYPNLDIDVAVKVLGEEENEYVTTNSYITLKITIERKSCQDLIRCEDEEEEREPTPGVEDVDKEKTLSKASRPWEKNKKKKGKKAKPAVKPKKAKTKKVGEKSEDASQAVTNSIKNGSDSEPASEDEEGVAKRSIVAKRSKDAQPLEDVESESSEGGDVDENAVREKDSEATANDGGGGGGDGEFSILDDEEKWLEMQKDIRRQEKVLVTKSTETHVCYAPRFPGEKHEWWWLYVIDEKKRLLQSVPKHVMTLKDVEEVEVQFSAPPVPGVYTYTVWLRSDCYVGFDQCVLHKVEVHKEDKESKADVGDDEATNSDEDADENGDEDEDEGMSFSEDDDDGEDE
- the LOC136193403 gene encoding UBX domain-containing protein 11-like; the protein is MSSPESSLKKTKKLPISPRKTLDDRKRAIPYRSSPLALKSSDVLPLAVKESDRQTTPSDEEFIGSMARRLGVLERQLIDKGKELIGKDEKIRELEEKLSYMRMASAPANQQITELQEKCRALQKQVQDMENFLADYGMIWVGDEDGEDDDDSVTDASSERNMWNPASSIAKESEFCMNFNLAAKNIEELNALAGEGVAQVAHTTGGAKLKFPDPISLTLYQNGFVMFAGPFRPYSDPTAQKCMQDIMDGYFPSELQQRYPDGTPFALTDRREEVYQDRRHQTSFPGAGRSLQGDRQLSSVEFSEAKSHGSPVSTEQFLRRLPKAVVRKGKVIDVRSEIAEHVKCSGKTGSTTLVETPIVGEIRSQHSLTKDVTTLRVKSETGDQTYLIKMRYDDTISDLRKYINNHRGYSCIYEIRSAFPNRLYDNEDDTLSKCGLVPNAALYLK
- the LOC136193409 gene encoding coiled-coil domain-containing protein 89-like: MSGSRSPRDVRQIVWLNRKEENAFLEKKCDDVLKLASSTSANDADVLRSRVDQQSELISLLKRRSEDFQTQLSTLETKCATLETDGERLRKSLREERERKELMEKRFFDLNSNHEQMIELKDEYKGMNAKLRDENSRLLAENQTLFSGRLQERDEMIRQLESHVTTLDERCRLADARTVEIERKGRVESDRYERRVDELVRELDDERRRFERERVESRSRIESLCDEARKSDVVVENERAERVRLGALVTEKDCLLREKESCVDRLAKENERLSLKMTALERRFSDQVALVNRDEQVMRLRETVAATEGKLDGLRREYDAYKKHSAQLLNKERELNSKLRHLLK